One window from the genome of Clostridiales bacterium encodes:
- a CDS encoding leucine-rich repeat domain-containing protein, with the protein MKKKFLTILLSVFAAFACAFAFVACGDKGNGEGSGDNGDRDNVSDIGGDNNDDNKGNNDEDNDEPGIGIDIETLYKKYADAYYNTDPEYVEEYIVLTEDKIWYDNTGATGKYKISLTLSGAINVNLYDDLSVNNIEYMNGELGETNNNKYISLAQAYTFNEGDDEEIPKCPNSLDYELAEDGDYYIVVGLGSASGAVVVPKRYKFTPVKEIDKRAFYNSKTITSVEVPSCVEKIGNRAFANCSRLTSAKIDAPIDKLTEEFFGSCTNLVDVYIPKTVTEINYLAFHGCDKVENVYYDGSVNDWAQIKFGISSSHASSNVGSQEPHWANPISRSGRKLIINGSTVTSCELDNVSTGAFFMYKYLTEVTVTGNVGDYAFYYSSITSLSADSIGLSACEGCYYLKSFTGGGDKIADKAFYGCTTMTDATIGAKVVEIGEYAFGSCDTLKSITIPASVIKIGKYAFTDGGIEEITFDDATDWQIEQRDGIKSVTQDLTDKQTAARLLTQGQSAYGYGDCDWSVYLYKYTLNSDNASYSVVAGKRLIDKSVNIPSEYNNLPVTAIGDYAFSDFSSLTSIVIPNSITSIGNYAFMGCSSLTSMEMPNSVTRIGSFAFIYCSSLTSIAIPISVKFIGYATFRGCSSLTGIEIPNSVTNIGPYAFADCSSLTNITIPNNVTSIDGYAFYGCSSLTIYCEAANKPSGWTVTWNVDNRPVVWGYKKNG; encoded by the coding sequence ATGAAAAAGAAATTCTTGACAATCTTATTGTCCGTATTCGCGGCATTTGCCTGCGCATTCGCTTTCGTCGCTTGCGGTGACAAAGGTAACGGCGAGGGAAGCGGCGACAACGGCGACAGGGATAACGTCTCCGATATCGGCGGTGACAATAATGATGATAACAAGGGTAACAACGACGAGGATAACGACGAGCCCGGTATAGGTATAGATATCGAAACGTTATACAAGAAATATGCCGATGCATATTATAACACCGATCCGGAGTATGTCGAAGAATATATTGTCTTGACGGAAGATAAAATCTGGTATGACAATACCGGCGCTACGGGCAAGTATAAAATATCATTAACATTGTCCGGTGCAATCAATGTTAATTTGTATGACGATTTGTCCGTTAATAACATTGAATATATGAACGGTGAACTGGGCGAAACAAACAACAATAAATATATTTCGCTCGCGCAGGCTTATACGTTTAATGAGGGTGATGATGAAGAAATTCCCAAATGTCCCAATTCGCTCGATTATGAGCTTGCGGAAGACGGCGATTATTATATTGTTGTAGGCTTGGGCTCTGCGTCGGGCGCAGTGGTAGTTCCTAAAAGATATAAATTTACGCCCGTAAAAGAAATCGACAAGCGCGCGTTTTATAACAGCAAAACTATTACGAGCGTGGAAGTTCCGTCTTGTGTAGAAAAAATAGGCAATCGAGCATTTGCGAATTGTTCAAGATTGACGAGCGCCAAAATAGATGCGCCAATAGATAAGCTTACCGAAGAGTTTTTCGGCAGCTGTACCAATCTTGTGGACGTGTATATTCCCAAAACGGTAACGGAAATAAATTATTTGGCTTTTCACGGTTGCGATAAGGTCGAAAACGTGTACTACGACGGCAGCGTAAACGATTGGGCGCAAATCAAATTCGGAATTTCGAGCAGTCATGCAAGCTCTAACGTGGGTAGTCAAGAGCCTCACTGGGCTAACCCCATATCGAGGAGTGGACGTAAGCTTATAATAAACGGGTCCACCGTCACCTCTTGCGAGCTGGATAATGTAAGCACCGGCGCATTTTTTATGTACAAATATTTGACGGAAGTAACCGTAACGGGCAACGTCGGCGATTATGCGTTCTACTATTCGAGCATAACTTCGCTTTCGGCAGACTCGATAGGTCTTAGCGCGTGCGAGGGGTGCTATTATTTGAAGTCGTTCACGGGCGGCGGAGATAAGATAGCCGATAAAGCATTTTACGGCTGTACCACAATGACTGACGCTACGATTGGCGCTAAGGTGGTCGAAATCGGCGAATATGCGTTTGGCTCTTGCGACACGCTAAAAAGTATAACGATTCCTGCGTCGGTTATAAAAATAGGCAAGTATGCTTTTACGGATGGCGGGATAGAAGAAATAACCTTTGACGACGCTACCGACTGGCAGATCGAGCAGCGCGACGGCATTAAGAGTGTGACTCAGGACCTAACCGATAAACAAACCGCGGCGCGGCTGTTGACGCAAGGACAAAGCGCCTACGGTTACGGAGACTGTGATTGGAGTGTGTATTTGTATAAATACACGTTAAATTCCGATAATGCATCCTATTCCGTCGTTGCGGGAAAGAGGCTTATTGATAAATCGGTGAATATTCCAAGCGAATATAATAACTTGCCCGTAACCGCAATCGGGGATTACGCATTCAGTGATTTCAGTAGTTTAACGAGCATAGTGATACCGAACAGTATAACAAGTATCGGAAATTACGCATTCATGGGTTGCAGTAGTTTAACTAGTATGGAGATGCCAAACAGTGTAACGCGTATCGGGAGTTTTGCATTCATATATTGCAGTAGTTTGACAAGCATAGCGATACCGATTAGCGTGAAATTTATTGGATATGCTACATTCCGCGGATGCAGTAGTTTAACGGGCATAGAGATACCGAACAGTGTAACGAATATCGGACCATATGCTTTTGCTGATTGCAGTAGTTTAACAAACATAACGATACCAAACAATGTAACAAGTATTGATGGATATGCATTCTATGGTTGCAGTAGTTTAACAATATATTGTGAAGCTGCAAACAAGCCGAGTGGTTGGACTGTCACTTGGAATGTAGATAATCGACCTGTTGTATGGGGGTATAAGAAGAATGGATGA
- a CDS encoding 1-deoxy-D-xylulose-5-phosphate synthase has product MDYASIKTPNDLKRLNTDDLKGECEYLRSRIVDVVERNGGHLASNLGAVELTVALHYVFDCPNDKIVFDVGHQSYAHKILTGRGEAFDGLRQNDGISGFPKPSESDCDAFGTGHSSTSLSVALGFAEAAKRLNKSYSSVAVIGDGALTGGLAYEALNAIGSEQLPLVIVLNDNKMSISKNVGAMSKYLTRLRVSKKYARIKSEIKRAVSIIPLFGDGALTVLEKGKSLLKRVVLSNKMFEAMGISYYGPFDGHDVKELVNVFSQVKTKDRPVIVHVVTDKGKGLKSATVDPEHSHGISSASAKQSNEFSTVLGEFLTEAAAKDERVTAVTAAMSIGTGLEKFSVDYPERFKDVGIAEEHAVTYCAALAAAGLKPYFAVYSTFLQRAYDEILHDVCIGNYPVTLCVDRAGVVGADGVTHQGVFDLSYLSSMPNMTVMCPTDGNELKSMLEFSLSYNAPLAIRYPKSYTIEREHEPIVYGKWEVVRKAQKSKIYVLCAGGRALDIACEASDEFGLDIEIVNARFVKPLDIQYLQSVNKKGSAVITIEDNIAQGGFGMSVLSYLNEIGNNVKCVCLSHGDKFIDDRDVKSSLAGSGITKENLAGIVKNLNKQKRKANSL; this is encoded by the coding sequence GTGGACTACGCAAGCATTAAAACGCCGAACGATTTAAAACGGCTTAATACGGACGATCTCAAAGGCGAGTGCGAATACCTGCGCTCGCGCATTGTCGACGTTGTGGAACGCAACGGCGGGCATTTGGCGTCCAATCTCGGCGCGGTCGAGCTTACGGTTGCGCTGCATTACGTTTTTGATTGCCCTAACGATAAGATCGTTTTCGACGTGGGGCACCAGTCTTATGCGCATAAAATTTTGACGGGGCGCGGCGAAGCGTTTGACGGCTTGCGCCAAAACGACGGTATTTCTGGCTTTCCCAAGCCGAGCGAGAGCGATTGCGACGCATTCGGCACAGGGCATTCGTCCACATCGCTGTCGGTTGCGCTCGGGTTTGCCGAAGCGGCAAAGCGGTTAAACAAGAGCTATTCGTCTGTCGCTGTCATCGGCGACGGCGCGCTTACGGGCGGGCTTGCGTATGAAGCGCTCAACGCCATAGGCAGCGAGCAACTTCCGCTTGTGATCGTTCTCAACGACAATAAAATGTCGATCAGCAAGAACGTAGGCGCAATGAGTAAGTATCTTACAAGATTACGCGTGAGCAAAAAATACGCGCGTATCAAGTCGGAAATCAAACGCGCCGTATCGATAATTCCGCTTTTCGGCGACGGCGCGCTTACCGTGCTCGAAAAGGGTAAATCCTTGCTTAAACGCGTCGTGCTGTCCAATAAGATGTTCGAGGCGATGGGAATATCGTACTACGGACCGTTTGACGGGCACGACGTAAAAGAGCTTGTCAACGTTTTTTCACAGGTCAAAACCAAGGATAGGCCCGTCATCGTTCACGTGGTAACCGATAAGGGCAAGGGGCTTAAAAGCGCAACGGTCGATCCCGAGCATTCGCACGGTATTTCTTCGGCGAGCGCAAAACAGAGCAATGAATTTTCGACGGTGCTCGGCGAGTTCCTGACCGAAGCCGCGGCAAAGGACGAGCGCGTAACTGCCGTTACCGCCGCTATGTCTATCGGCACGGGGCTCGAAAAGTTTTCCGTAGATTATCCCGAACGATTTAAGGACGTGGGTATAGCGGAAGAACACGCTGTAACCTATTGCGCGGCGCTTGCCGCGGCAGGGCTAAAACCGTATTTCGCCGTATATTCGACTTTTCTGCAACGCGCGTACGACGAGATCTTACACGACGTTTGCATAGGTAATTATCCCGTAACGCTGTGCGTCGATCGCGCGGGTGTTGTAGGTGCGGACGGCGTTACACATCAGGGCGTATTCGATTTGAGTTATCTTTCGTCAATGCCGAACATGACAGTTATGTGCCCTACGGACGGCAACGAGTTAAAGAGTATGCTCGAATTTTCGCTGTCGTATAACGCGCCGCTCGCTATTCGCTATCCAAAGTCGTATACAATAGAGCGCGAACACGAGCCCATCGTTTACGGCAAGTGGGAAGTGGTGCGTAAAGCACAAAAATCAAAAATCTACGTTCTTTGTGCGGGCGGCCGTGCGCTCGATATTGCTTGCGAAGCGTCGGACGAGTTCGGGCTCGATATAGAGATCGTAAATGCACGGTTCGTAAAGCCACTCGATATTCAATATTTACAGAGCGTAAATAAAAAGGGCAGCGCGGTAATAACTATCGAGGACAATATCGCGCAGGGCGGGTTCGGCATGAGCGTGCTGTCCTACCTTAACGAAATAGGCAATAACGTTAAATGCGTATGTTTGTCGCACGGCGATAAATTTATCGACGACCGCGACGTTAAAAGCTCGCTTGCGGGTTCGGGCATTACGAAAGAAAATCTCGCAGGCATTGTTAAAAATCTCAACAAACAGAAAAGGAAAGCAAATAGTTTATGA
- the rpe gene encoding ribulose-phosphate 3-epimerase, which translates to MSNKVLIAPSILSGNFADMGSDVKNMKEIGADWIHVDVMDGVFVPNLTFGFKMISDVRKLSDMFFDVHLMITQPKRYVERFVKSGADLVSFHLEAESDIDGTIDIIKNAGCKCGLAVNPDTPIEKLAPYVSKLDLILVMSVFPGFGGQKFIDGSLERIAEAKSLRDKYAPSAVIEVDGGVNVNNAASIVKAGADVMVAGNAVFGAPDRAEAVRLLRNID; encoded by the coding sequence ATGAGTAATAAAGTTCTTATCGCACCGTCGATACTGAGCGGCAACTTTGCCGATATGGGTAGCGACGTAAAAAACATGAAAGAGATAGGCGCGGACTGGATCCACGTCGACGTTATGGACGGAGTGTTTGTGCCTAATCTTACCTTCGGGTTCAAGATGATAAGCGACGTGCGCAAGCTCAGCGATATGTTCTTCGACGTGCATTTGATGATCACTCAGCCTAAGCGTTACGTAGAACGGTTCGTTAAGTCGGGCGCGGACTTGGTGTCGTTCCATCTCGAAGCGGAAAGCGATATCGACGGCACTATCGATATAATCAAGAATGCGGGCTGTAAGTGCGGACTTGCCGTAAACCCCGATACTCCTATCGAAAAGCTTGCTCCGTACGTAAGTAAACTCGACTTGATTCTTGTTATGTCGGTTTTCCCGGGGTTCGGCGGGCAGAAGTTTATCGACGGTTCGCTCGAACGCATTGCGGAAGCTAAGTCGCTTCGCGATAAGTACGCGCCGAGCGCGGTTATCGAGGTAGACGGTGGGGTGAACGTAAATAACGCCGCAAGTATAGTTAAAGCTGGCGCGGACGTAATGGTCGCGGGTAACGCGGTGTTCGGCGCTCCCGATAGGGCGGAAGCTGTCAGATTATTGCGAAATATCGATTAA
- a CDS encoding translation initiation factor IF-3 has translation MFYFRRVFTIFKDLVTNDGISDNLDVRVKDETGAMLGIMRAAEAKVIADERHLDLVMITPNAQPPVCQIMDYGKYRFDSAKKAKDAQKNQKKPDVKEIRLSITIDTGDVNTKSKQARKFLEGGDKVKVSIRMRGRQMARPQMGVDIMYSFFETVKDVATMERKPAVDGRSIIMNLVPIVNK, from the coding sequence ATTTTTTATTTTAGGAGGGTTTTCACCATTTTTAAGGATCTTGTAACAAACGATGGGATTTCCGATAATCTCGACGTTCGAGTAAAGGATGAAACGGGCGCAATGCTCGGCATCATGCGCGCTGCCGAGGCAAAGGTTATTGCCGACGAACGCCATCTCGATCTTGTTATGATTACCCCCAACGCGCAGCCGCCCGTTTGCCAGATTATGGACTACGGCAAGTATCGGTTCGATTCGGCGAAGAAGGCGAAGGACGCGCAAAAAAACCAAAAGAAACCCGACGTTAAAGAAATCCGCTTGTCGATCACCATCGATACGGGCGACGTCAATACAAAATCCAAGCAGGCGAGAAAGTTCCTCGAAGGCGGCGACAAGGTAAAAGTGTCTATCCGTATGCGCGGTAGGCAAATGGCTCGTCCGCAGATGGGCGTAGATATCATGTACTCGTTCTTTGAAACGGTCAAGGACGTAGCGACCATGGAACGCAAGCCCGCCGTCGACGGTAGAAGTATCATTATGAACCTTGTTCCTATCGTGAATAAGTAG
- a CDS encoding NAD(+)/NADH kinase — MKIGVFSNPYKDPDNAVRDAVFAAARACGIEAEAYEKGVTYNFIASVGGDGTILRIAKDCALSEIPILGVNRGTVGFLTEIEPKELNSAMERLIKRDYVLERRALIDAEHNGEHFYALNDVVVRSKTGRMISVEVSIDGERIDKFACDGFIACTPTGSTAYSLSAGGAVVAPNTPVIELTPINPHILRTRPIIVGSFEKISLKNCGNHGADLFVDGETAVDINSGDSVSVTGWDRSVLFVRFDKKSFYDKKSFYSRLLSKLNPAPIAED, encoded by the coding sequence ATGAAGATAGGCGTTTTTTCCAACCCGTATAAAGATCCCGATAACGCAGTCCGCGACGCAGTGTTTGCCGCCGCGCGTGCGTGCGGTATCGAAGCCGAGGCGTACGAAAAAGGCGTTACATATAATTTCATTGCTTCGGTGGGCGGCGACGGTACGATCTTGCGTATCGCTAAGGACTGCGCTCTGTCGGAAATTCCCATCCTCGGCGTGAACAGGGGCACGGTCGGGTTCCTTACGGAGATCGAGCCGAAGGAACTTAACTCCGCCATGGAGCGGCTTATCAAGCGTGACTACGTGCTCGAACGGCGCGCGCTCATCGACGCAGAGCATAACGGTGAGCATTTTTATGCGCTTAACGACGTAGTGGTCCGGTCCAAGACGGGACGCATGATTTCGGTCGAGGTAAGTATAGACGGCGAGCGCATAGATAAATTCGCTTGCGACGGGTTTATCGCGTGCACGCCGACAGGCTCTACCGCTTATTCGCTTTCGGCGGGTGGTGCGGTTGTTGCGCCCAATACTCCCGTTATCGAGCTCACGCCTATTAACCCGCATATACTGCGCACGCGTCCGATAATCGTCGGATCGTTCGAGAAAATATCGCTTAAAAACTGCGGTAATCACGGCGCGGATCTTTTCGTGGACGGCGAGACGGCGGTCGATATAAACAGCGGCGACAGTGTTTCTGTCACAGGTTGGGACAGAAGTGTTTTGTTCGTTCGCTTTGATAAAAAAAGTTTCTACGATAAAAAAAGTTTCTACTCGCGGCTTTTGAGCAAGCTCAATCCCGCGCCGATAGCGGAGGACTGA
- the rpmI gene encoding 50S ribosomal protein L35 yields the protein MPKMKSHSGAKKRFRVTANGRVKRAQQGKNHILNKKPRKRIMRLRQGAYLKSAKQEKTIRNMAQK from the coding sequence ATGCCCAAAATGAAGAGCCACAGCGGCGCGAAAAAGCGCTTTCGCGTAACCGCAAACGGCAGAGTAAAACGCGCGCAGCAAGGTAAAAACCACATTCTCAATAAAAAGCCGAGAAAGCGTATTATGAGATTGCGTCAAGGCGCTTATCTCAAATCCGCCAAGCAAGAGAAGACCATTCGCAACATGGCGCAGAAGTAA
- the rplT gene encoding 50S ribosomal protein L20, which yields MRIKRAVNAVKKRRKIFKLSKGYFGSKSRSYRIARQAVMKSQMYAYIGRRLKKRDFRSLWIARINAAARINGLSYSKFMHGLKVSGINLNRKVLAEMAIADPESFKALAETAAKAIAK from the coding sequence ATGAGAATTAAAAGAGCAGTAAACGCAGTTAAAAAGCGCAGAAAGATTTTTAAGCTTTCCAAGGGTTATTTCGGCTCCAAGTCGCGTTCGTATCGCATAGCGCGTCAAGCCGTTATGAAGTCGCAGATGTACGCGTACATCGGCAGACGTCTTAAAAAGCGCGATTTCCGTTCGCTTTGGATCGCTCGTATCAACGCCGCCGCGCGTATCAACGGACTTTCGTATTCCAAGTTTATGCACGGTCTTAAAGTATCGGGTATCAACCTTAACCGTAAGGTTCTTGCCGAAATGGCGATTGCCGATCCGGAATCGTTCAAGGCGCTTGCCGAAACTGCGGCAAAAGCCATTGCTAAATAA
- a CDS encoding PDZ domain-containing protein — protein sequence MKKLRGVVCALVALVLFLCFPTGAALADTEYVYVGGYPVGISIDVGGLLVESVTGIETDYGTAYVDGIQRGDIIVEINGKTVSSAEEVTEGLGDEVTVKLLRNGETVMLNVKPITEAFTGKRRLGVKIKDKLYGVGTVTFVRGDKRYAALGHEIYDNELNVHIPFAGGHVHACKLIGIKKGQKGEAGAILAALVPDKIYGTVTCNNNFGIAGLYDHDFDTTDKLPLGTRDDVTVGSAQIRTTVNGSPEYFDIEIIKATKQAGRKEKGIVFRVTDKRLLELTGGVVRGMSGSPIIQNGKLVAAVTHVFLNDFTKGYGVYADCLN from the coding sequence ATGAAAAAATTGCGCGGAGTAGTGTGTGCGCTTGTTGCGCTTGTTTTATTTTTATGTTTTCCTACGGGTGCGGCGCTGGCCGATACCGAGTACGTTTACGTAGGCGGTTATCCCGTCGGTATCTCGATCGACGTAGGGGGCTTGCTTGTCGAGAGCGTTACGGGTATCGAAACTGATTACGGCACGGCGTATGTGGACGGTATTCAGCGCGGCGATATAATTGTCGAAATCAACGGCAAAACGGTATCGTCGGCAGAGGAAGTTACGGAAGGTCTCGGCGACGAGGTAACAGTTAAACTGCTGAGAAACGGCGAGACCGTTATGCTTAACGTTAAACCGATAACTGAAGCTTTTACGGGAAAGCGCAGGCTTGGCGTTAAGATAAAAGATAAGCTTTACGGCGTGGGAACGGTCACATTCGTGCGCGGCGATAAGCGGTATGCGGCGCTCGGGCACGAAATTTACGATAACGAGCTTAACGTGCATATTCCGTTTGCGGGTGGGCACGTTCATGCGTGTAAGCTTATAGGCATTAAAAAAGGTCAAAAGGGCGAGGCTGGCGCAATTCTTGCCGCACTAGTTCCCGACAAGATTTACGGCACTGTCACGTGCAACAATAATTTCGGGATAGCCGGTTTGTACGATCACGACTTCGATACTACGGATAAGCTTCCGCTTGGCACGCGCGACGACGTGACAGTCGGCAGTGCGCAAATTCGAACGACCGTCAACGGCAGTCCCGAGTATTTCGATATAGAGATCATAAAAGCGACCAAGCAAGCGGGAAGAAAGGAAAAGGGTATTGTGTTCCGCGTTACGGATAAACGGCTTTTGGAGCTTACAGGCGGAGTGGTGCGCGGCATGAGTGGGTCGCCGATAATTCAGAACGGAAAGCTCGTAGCGGCGGTCACGCACGTATTTTTGAACGACTTTACAAAGGGTTACGGCGTATATGCCGATTGCCTTAATTAA
- a CDS encoding D-alanyl-D-alanine carboxypeptidase, whose amino-acid sequence MYKKIMLGVAAVLAALIAMMPVMGNAVHAKAEAEDSLAKTCKSAMLVDYDTGKVVFEKNVKEHLPIASMVKIMTLSLAFDEIEKREISLDTMVTASEKAASMGGSQAFLDANADYKLGELLKSIVVASANDSCVAVAEYLYGSVDAFVEAMNDRATALGLNDTKFVNCTGLPQDGQYSCAHDVAEMFKTLVDHEEFFEYAGVWMYDFEHPSGRVTGLTNTNKLIKFYDGCDGGKTGYTDAARSCITVTAKRGDTRLVCVAIGAENSKTRNKEVSEMLNYGFANYKTVFAVKKGDLVGEYAVEGGKTDTVTVVAADDCSAFVKCGEKSEIELVSQIDALCAPVNVGDKVGTIVVKINGEVYGEVDAVAQTDCQKKGYIDIINDFIANW is encoded by the coding sequence ATGTATAAAAAAATTATGTTGGGTGTTGCGGCTGTGCTCGCGGCGCTCATTGCAATGATGCCCGTAATGGGTAACGCCGTTCACGCCAAAGCGGAAGCCGAGGACAGCCTCGCAAAAACGTGCAAGTCGGCAATGCTCGTCGATTACGATACGGGCAAGGTCGTGTTCGAAAAGAACGTTAAAGAGCATTTGCCCATAGCGAGCATGGTTAAGATCATGACGCTCTCGCTTGCGTTCGACGAGATAGAAAAGCGCGAAATATCGCTCGATACCATGGTGACGGCTTCCGAAAAGGCCGCATCTATGGGCGGCTCGCAGGCTTTCCTAGACGCCAACGCAGACTATAAGCTCGGCGAGCTGTTAAAGAGCATTGTCGTGGCTTCCGCTAACGACAGCTGCGTTGCCGTAGCCGAGTATCTTTACGGCAGTGTTGATGCGTTCGTGGAAGCGATGAACGACCGCGCCACTGCGCTCGGGCTTAACGATACCAAGTTCGTGAACTGCACGGGCTTGCCGCAGGATGGACAGTACAGCTGCGCGCACGACGTAGCCGAAATGTTCAAAACGCTTGTAGATCACGAGGAGTTTTTCGAGTATGCGGGCGTGTGGATGTACGACTTCGAGCACCCGAGCGGACGTGTTACCGGCTTAACCAATACTAATAAGCTCATTAAGTTTTACGACGGTTGCGACGGCGGAAAGACGGGTTACACCGACGCGGCGCGCTCGTGCATAACCGTCACCGCCAAGCGCGGCGATACGCGGCTCGTGTGCGTGGCTATCGGCGCGGAAAATTCCAAAACCCGCAATAAAGAGGTTTCGGAAATGCTCAATTACGGGTTTGCCAACTATAAGACGGTGTTTGCCGTAAAGAAGGGCGACCTTGTGGGCGAGTACGCCGTCGAGGGTGGTAAAACCGATACGGTTACGGTAGTTGCCGCGGACGATTGTTCGGCGTTCGTCAAGTGCGGCGAAAAGAGCGAGATCGAGCTTGTATCGCAAATCGACGCGCTGTGCGCGCCCGTAAACGTAGGCGATAAGGTGGGTACGATCGTCGTTAAGATAAACGGCGAGGTATACGGCGAGGTCGACGCTGTTGCGCAAACCGATTGCCAAAAGAAAGGGTATATCGATATTATTAACGACTTTATAGCTAATTGGTAA
- a CDS encoding helix-turn-helix transcriptional regulator, with product MKILHRIKELRIETQSTQQELAQLLNVSQNTYSQYESGKRQIPIDILIQLAMHYEVSTDYILDITDIDTPYPLKDDSRFK from the coding sequence ATGAAAATTTTGCATCGAATAAAGGAATTGCGAATAGAAACACAATCAACGCAACAAGAATTGGCGCAATTATTGAACGTTAGCCAAAACACTTATTCTCAATACGAGAGCGGAAAGCGGCAAATTCCTATCGATATATTAATACAACTCGCAATGCACTATGAAGTGTCTACCGATTATATTCTCGATATAACCGATATAGACACGCCGTACCCGTTAAAAGATGACTCCCGATTCAAATAA
- the recN gene encoding DNA repair protein RecN has product MLQRITIHNLALIRDLEIEFTNELNVFSGETGAGKSIIVDSLMLLVGGRYDKSMLKFGEDSGFVEGVFDYQNDEPLKAVGVDTDDGIFIVTRKFYRDGKNEIRLNGKQITTSMLRELMQNYVDIYGQNEYQSLLKITEQRKILDFFVFKKDDGLLTKERELYDAHKKVVAEMNGLGDETERARRIDLLKYQLDEIAAANVKKGEEDELIERRHILMASERIKNALMECAERLDGEDGATADVADGERELKNIAAFGETYDGLFERLKSVAIELDDIVESVKDELEKMDGSENELDEVNTRLDKLRALKAKYGNYDAMKKFEATASGELERLSNGEELYAELCDKEKKLRKELYTNTVALSDKRHEGAEILQKRILAELADLGMANSQFEVKFSAYPTEDEFIKKVTANGYDECEFYLSPNVGQPMLPLAKIISGGEMSRFMLAIKLITGNLGRIETMIFDEIDTGISGAIGLCVAKKLAELSRGHQVMCVTHLAQIAAMADGHYYIEKREVDGDTATRVTRLDRNGIVGELARLSGSKGISDSADKNAAELKSWCDNFKSNL; this is encoded by the coding sequence ATGCTACAACGCATTACTATTCATAACTTGGCGCTTATACGCGACCTTGAAATAGAGTTTACTAACGAGCTTAACGTGTTCTCGGGCGAAACGGGCGCGGGCAAATCGATAATCGTCGATTCGCTCATGCTCCTCGTCGGCGGACGGTACGATAAATCTATGCTTAAATTCGGCGAGGACAGCGGCTTCGTCGAGGGCGTGTTCGATTACCAAAACGACGAACCACTTAAAGCGGTCGGCGTCGATACCGACGACGGCATATTTATCGTTACGCGCAAATTCTATCGCGACGGCAAGAACGAAATTCGGTTGAACGGCAAGCAGATAACCACGTCCATGCTGCGCGAGCTGATGCAAAACTACGTAGACATCTATGGACAAAACGAATATCAATCGCTTTTAAAGATAACCGAACAGCGCAAGATCCTTGATTTCTTTGTTTTCAAAAAGGACGACGGACTTCTTACGAAAGAGCGCGAGCTGTACGACGCGCATAAAAAAGTCGTTGCCGAAATGAACGGTTTGGGCGACGAAACGGAACGCGCCAGGCGCATAGATCTACTTAAATATCAGCTTGACGAAATAGCCGCTGCGAACGTAAAAAAGGGCGAGGAGGACGAACTTATCGAGCGTCGGCATATCCTTATGGCGTCCGAGCGCATTAAGAACGCGCTTATGGAATGCGCCGAGCGTTTGGACGGCGAGGACGGCGCGACTGCGGACGTTGCCGACGGCGAGCGCGAGCTAAAAAATATCGCTGCGTTCGGCGAGACGTACGACGGCTTGTTCGAGCGGCTTAAATCGGTCGCTATTGAGCTTGACGATATAGTAGAGAGCGTCAAGGACGAGCTCGAAAAAATGGACGGCAGCGAGAACGAGCTGGACGAGGTCAATACCAGACTCGATAAGCTGCGCGCGCTTAAAGCCAAGTACGGCAATTACGACGCTATGAAGAAGTTTGAAGCGACCGCTTCCGGCGAGCTCGAACGGTTATCGAACGGCGAGGAGCTGTACGCCGAACTTTGCGACAAGGAAAAGAAGCTTCGTAAGGAGTTGTATACCAATACAGTCGCGCTGTCGGATAAACGGCACGAGGGAGCGGAGATTTTGCAAAAGCGTATACTTGCGGAGCTTGCCGATTTGGGTATGGCTAACTCGCAATTCGAAGTGAAATTCTCTGCGTACCCGACCGAGGACGAGTTTATCAAAAAGGTGACGGCTAACGGCTACGACGAGTGCGAGTTCTATCTCAGCCCCAACGTCGGTCAGCCCATGCTTCCGCTCGCTAAAATCATTTCGGGCGGCGAAATGTCGCGGTTTATGCTCGCCATAAAGCTGATTACGGGTAATCTCGGTCGAATCGAAACTATGATTTTCGACGAAATCGATACGGGCATAAGCGGCGCGATAGGACTTTGCGTTGCCAAAAAGCTTGCCGAGCTGTCGCGCGGGCATCAGGTCATGTGCGTTACGCACTTGGCGCAGATCGCGGCAATGGCGGACGGACATTATTATATAGAAAAACGCGAGGTGGACGGCGATACCGCAACCCGCGTTACTCGGCTCGACCGGAACGGCATAGTGGGCGAGCTTGCACGGTTGTCGGGATCCAAGGGAATATCGGATTCGGCGGATAAGAACGCCGCCGAGCTCAAATCATGGTGCGATAATTTTAAGTCAAATCTTTAA